The following are encoded together in the Paludisphaera mucosa genome:
- a CDS encoding RNA polymerase sigma factor, which translates to MERHPSYSPMTTPDDDARLLADFLRKSDPEAFAALVARLGPSVLRICRTVLYDAHLAEDAFQATFLVFYKKAASIQDPGSLRGWLCGTAYKTAARIRRRSIRVAQRECSSDLFDPSSDDAPESDHELFLILRQELDGLPDKYRAPLILCYLEGLTHEQTAEQLGWATGTVKVRLVRGRKLLRERLDRRKVALGAGLVLVWRREAGAAPPSLVESTLRATGSAGGRVATARIRTGPLDWTAICRAVLLLTAAVAVAATATDAIIRPSPPPGIDRDDLPANLTDVFRSVCF; encoded by the coding sequence ATGGAACGACACCCGAGCTACTCCCCCATGACCACCCCCGACGACGACGCACGCCTGCTGGCCGACTTCCTGCGGAAGTCCGACCCCGAAGCGTTCGCCGCGTTGGTGGCCCGGCTGGGGCCGTCGGTCCTGCGGATCTGCCGCACCGTCCTCTACGACGCCCACCTCGCCGAGGACGCCTTCCAGGCCACGTTCCTGGTCTTCTACAAGAAGGCCGCATCGATCCAGGACCCCGGCAGCCTGCGGGGCTGGCTCTGCGGGACGGCCTACAAGACGGCCGCCCGGATTCGTCGGCGTTCGATCCGCGTGGCCCAGCGGGAATGTTCGAGCGACCTGTTCGACCCCTCCTCCGACGACGCGCCGGAGTCCGACCACGAGCTTTTCCTGATCCTGCGCCAGGAGCTGGACGGCCTCCCCGACAAGTATCGGGCCCCCCTGATCCTCTGCTACCTGGAAGGCCTGACCCACGAGCAGACGGCCGAGCAGCTCGGCTGGGCGACGGGCACGGTCAAGGTGCGGCTCGTCCGCGGCCGGAAACTGCTCCGCGAGCGTCTCGACCGCCGCAAGGTCGCCCTGGGGGCGGGTCTCGTGCTGGTCTGGAGGCGTGAGGCGGGGGCCGCGCCGCCGAGCCTCGTCGAGTCGACCCTCCGCGCGACCGGGTCCGCCGGCGGCCGGGTCGCGACGGCTCGGATCAGGACCGGGCCGCTCGACTGGACGGCGATCTGCCGCGCCGTCCTGCTGCTCACGGCCGCCGTGGCCGTCGCCGCGACCGCGACCGACGCCATCATCCGGCCCAGCCCGCCGCCGGGGATCGACCGCGACGATCTGCCGGCGAACTTGACCGACGTCTTCCGGAGCGTCTGCTTCTGA
- a CDS encoding ferritin-like domain-containing protein, giving the protein MKIDRRRKGRSLNTAPASQPAAREGRRSFMKSAMAATAAPAAVAALSTSTARAANPNYIPTLYRGWNAKNFTDIRSDENAHVDYLVNALGTAARPKPTFQNLIQPNAQAFARVSQALENTGVGAYLGALPLIQSTAYLGAAGSIALIEARHAGYLNTLLNDSITVNALGEKNSFEQALTPEKVVELAGPFFLDLNGGPPLLPLMNDVDILNFALALEYLEAEFYNINVPRFF; this is encoded by the coding sequence ATGAAGATCGACCGACGCCGCAAGGGCCGCAGCCTGAACACGGCCCCGGCCAGCCAGCCCGCCGCCCGCGAGGGCCGCCGCTCGTTCATGAAGTCGGCGATGGCCGCCACGGCCGCCCCCGCGGCCGTCGCGGCGCTCTCGACTTCGACCGCCAGGGCCGCCAACCCCAATTACATCCCGACCCTCTACCGCGGCTGGAACGCCAAGAACTTCACCGACATCCGCTCCGACGAGAACGCCCACGTCGACTACCTCGTCAACGCGCTGGGGACGGCGGCCCGCCCCAAGCCGACCTTCCAGAACCTGATCCAGCCCAACGCGCAGGCGTTCGCGAGGGTCTCGCAGGCCCTGGAGAATACGGGCGTCGGCGCCTACCTCGGCGCCTTGCCGCTGATCCAGTCGACGGCCTACCTGGGAGCCGCCGGCTCCATCGCGCTGATCGAGGCCCGCCACGCCGGCTACCTGAACACGCTGCTCAACGACAGCATCACTGTCAACGCGCTGGGCGAGAAGAACAGCTTCGAGCAGGCGTTGACGCCCGAGAAGGTGGTCGAGCTGGCCGGGCCGTTCTTCCTCGACCTCAACGGCGGGCCGCCGCTTCTGCCCTTGATGAACGACGTCGACATCCTCAACTTCGCACTTGCGCTCGAGTACCTCGAGGCCGAGTTCTACAACATCAACGTGCCCCGGTTCTTCTGA
- a CDS encoding PEP-CTERM sorting domain-containing protein, translating into MRPCFIQARRPFAAAVVLASLLIATPARAGDAVSAADLESFLGLSAGALDGLAAPAFDGSGLRTSFSAAAGDVLSFRFNFLTNEDPGAIADLINDFAFVSLDGADPTLLAEVATTTFTTSMTSFAMESGIATFSLTIAAAGVHTLGLGVVNVVDEMFPSALLLDGFALNGVGLPGGGFEAGTLAGFEGIGAFAVVGDDIGSPAPEGRFQAFVTSGSTAVPEPASLISLLLGASGVVAVAVRRRANVASPA; encoded by the coding sequence ATGCGTCCTTGTTTCATCCAGGCTCGCCGGCCGTTCGCCGCGGCCGTCGTCCTCGCGTCCCTCCTGATCGCGACCCCGGCGCGGGCGGGGGACGCCGTATCCGCCGCCGATCTGGAATCGTTCCTGGGCCTCTCGGCCGGGGCCCTCGACGGGCTCGCCGCCCCGGCGTTCGACGGGTCGGGCCTTCGGACGAGCTTCAGCGCCGCGGCGGGCGACGTGCTGTCGTTCCGCTTCAACTTCCTGACGAACGAGGATCCCGGGGCGATCGCCGACCTGATCAACGATTTCGCCTTCGTCAGCCTCGACGGGGCCGACCCCACGCTCCTCGCAGAGGTGGCGACGACGACGTTCACGACGTCGATGACGAGCTTCGCGATGGAGTCCGGCATCGCCACGTTCTCGCTCACCATCGCCGCCGCGGGCGTCCACACGCTGGGCCTCGGCGTCGTGAACGTGGTCGACGAGATGTTCCCCTCGGCGCTCCTGCTGGACGGCTTCGCGCTCAACGGCGTGGGCCTGCCCGGCGGCGGCTTCGAGGCTGGCACGCTCGCCGGCTTCGAAGGGATCGGGGCGTTCGCGGTCGTCGGCGACGACATCGGCTCGCCGGCCCCCGAAGGCCGGTTCCAGGCCTTCGTCACGAGCGGCTCGACCGCGGTGCCCGAGCCGGCCAGCCTGATCTCGCTGCTCCTCGGGGCGTCCGGGGTCGTCGCGGTCGCCGTCCGCCGTCGCGCCAACGTCGCGTCGCCGGCCTGA
- the lpdA gene encoding dihydrolipoyl dehydrogenase: protein MANDYDIVVIGGGPAGYAGAIRAAQLGKNVLCVERDKLGGICLNWGCIPTKALLSNAHLVEMVKRHGERFGYHGKGEWNFGEMIGRSRGVAGQLNKGIEGLFRKYKVKSKFGVAQVIAPNKVKVGDEVVTADAIVVATGARPRPFPGVEFDAQKVITSKEAMSLPTQPKAMLIIGAGAIGLEFGYFYNAIGTKVTVVEMLDRVLPIEDEEVSDALKKSLVAKGLEIFTSSKTTKLEKTAKGVKAEVETPQGKKTIEADVALVAIGVTGNVEGLFAPEVKVEIDRGHVKVDRENGFVTNVPGIYAVGDVIGPPWLAHVAHHEAVYCVERIAGHSKHSVDYSIIPGCTYTEPGVASVGLTEKAAREAGHEIRIGKFPFAFSGRALAAGESEGFVKLIFGKKYGELLGAHIIGAVATEMISEMVMAMRLEATEEEIVHAMHPHPTFSESIMEAAGQGLGESIHI, encoded by the coding sequence ATGGCCAACGACTACGACATCGTGGTGATCGGCGGCGGCCCCGCCGGCTACGCCGGGGCGATCAGGGCGGCCCAGCTCGGCAAGAACGTGCTCTGCGTCGAGCGCGACAAGCTCGGCGGGATCTGCCTGAACTGGGGATGCATCCCGACCAAGGCCCTGCTCTCGAACGCCCACCTCGTCGAGATGGTCAAGCGGCACGGCGAGCGCTTCGGCTACCACGGCAAGGGCGAGTGGAACTTCGGCGAGATGATCGGCCGCAGCCGCGGCGTCGCCGGCCAGCTCAACAAGGGGATCGAGGGGCTCTTCCGCAAGTACAAGGTGAAGTCGAAGTTCGGCGTCGCCCAGGTGATCGCCCCGAACAAGGTCAAGGTCGGCGACGAGGTCGTCACCGCCGACGCCATCGTCGTCGCCACCGGCGCTCGGCCGCGGCCCTTCCCGGGCGTCGAGTTCGACGCCCAGAAGGTCATCACCTCGAAGGAGGCCATGTCGCTGCCCACCCAGCCCAAGGCGATGCTCATCATCGGCGCGGGGGCGATCGGCCTGGAGTTCGGCTACTTCTACAACGCGATCGGCACCAAGGTCACGGTCGTCGAGATGCTCGACCGCGTCCTGCCGATCGAGGACGAAGAGGTCTCCGACGCGCTCAAGAAGAGCCTCGTCGCCAAGGGCCTGGAGATCTTCACCAGCTCGAAGACGACCAAGCTGGAGAAGACCGCCAAGGGCGTGAAGGCCGAGGTCGAGACGCCGCAAGGCAAGAAGACCATCGAGGCCGACGTGGCGCTCGTCGCCATCGGCGTGACCGGGAACGTCGAGGGCCTGTTCGCCCCCGAGGTCAAGGTCGAGATCGACCGGGGCCACGTCAAGGTCGACCGCGAGAACGGCTTCGTCACCAACGTGCCGGGGATCTACGCCGTCGGCGACGTCATCGGCCCCCCCTGGCTGGCGCACGTCGCCCACCACGAGGCCGTCTACTGCGTCGAACGCATCGCCGGCCACTCGAAGCACTCGGTCGACTACTCGATCATCCCCGGCTGCACCTACACCGAGCCCGGCGTGGCGAGCGTGGGCCTGACCGAGAAGGCGGCCCGCGAGGCCGGCCACGAGATCCGCATCGGCAAGTTCCCGTTCGCCTTCAGCGGCCGGGCCCTGGCCGCCGGCGAGAGCGAGGGCTTCGTCAAGCTGATCTTCGGCAAGAAGTACGGCGAGTTGCTGGGGGCCCACATCATCGGGGCCGTCGCCACCGAGATGATCTCCGAGATGGTCATGGCCATGCGGCTCGAGGCCACCGAGGAGGAGATCGTCCACGCCATGCACCCGCACCCGACCTTCTCCGAATCCATCATGGAAGCGGCCGGCCAGGGCCTGGGTGAGTCCATCCACATCTGA
- a CDS encoding dihydrolipoamide acetyltransferase family protein, with product MPIEVTMPKLSPTMESGVIAQWLVKVGDAIKEGDALADIETDKATMQMKSYDDGVIAHIDHAAGDEVALGARVMVLAKKGEDPKQVAAGVTGAKKPEAKAAAPADAAGNGKRPAEEPEADDGEEAVAVSGGRVRSSPLARKIAAEARIDLARVPGTGPGGRIVRRDVEDFLAGKTQAPAAKAPAPPKSAPAAATAPAAAPRTPIPAARISTAPLEEKRIPNSRMRKTIAQRMAQSKQTVPEIHVTVDVRVDKLAALRETLNKELAAEKVKLSVGDFVTKAVAVALRRHPALNATFEPDAIIRHGEVNIGIAVALEEGLIVPVLHHADELGLIEIRRGSEGLAAAARGGSLAGEQLSGGTFTISNLGMYGVKQFDAIINLPEVAILAVSAAEKRPVVEGDAIVVGTVMSLTLSADHRAVDGATAADFMRTLKNLLEEPARMLL from the coding sequence GTGCCGATCGAAGTGACAATGCCCAAGCTCAGCCCGACCATGGAGAGCGGGGTCATCGCGCAGTGGCTGGTGAAGGTGGGCGACGCCATCAAGGAAGGCGACGCCCTGGCCGACATCGAGACCGACAAGGCCACGATGCAGATGAAGTCGTATGACGACGGCGTCATCGCCCACATCGACCACGCGGCCGGCGACGAGGTGGCCCTGGGCGCGCGGGTGATGGTCCTGGCCAAGAAGGGCGAGGACCCCAAGCAGGTGGCGGCCGGCGTGACCGGCGCCAAGAAGCCCGAGGCCAAGGCCGCCGCCCCGGCCGACGCCGCGGGCAACGGCAAGCGCCCGGCCGAGGAGCCCGAGGCCGACGACGGCGAGGAGGCCGTCGCGGTGAGCGGCGGCCGCGTGCGGTCGAGCCCGCTGGCCCGCAAGATCGCCGCCGAGGCCCGCATCGACCTGGCCCGCGTCCCGGGCACCGGCCCCGGCGGCCGGATCGTCCGCCGCGACGTCGAGGACTTCCTCGCCGGCAAGACCCAGGCCCCGGCCGCCAAGGCCCCGGCCCCCCCGAAGTCGGCGCCCGCCGCCGCGACCGCGCCGGCCGCCGCCCCCCGGACGCCCATCCCGGCCGCGCGGATCTCCACGGCGCCGCTCGAAGAGAAGCGGATCCCCAACTCCCGGATGCGCAAGACGATCGCCCAGCGGATGGCGCAGTCGAAGCAGACCGTCCCCGAGATCCACGTCACGGTCGACGTCCGGGTCGACAAGCTCGCGGCCCTCCGCGAGACGCTCAACAAGGAGCTGGCCGCCGAGAAGGTCAAGCTGTCGGTCGGCGACTTCGTGACCAAGGCCGTCGCCGTCGCCCTCCGCCGCCACCCGGCGCTCAACGCGACGTTCGAGCCCGACGCCATCATCCGCCACGGCGAGGTCAACATCGGCATCGCCGTCGCCCTTGAAGAGGGGCTGATCGTCCCCGTCCTGCACCACGCCGACGAGCTGGGCCTGATCGAGATCCGCCGCGGCAGCGAGGGCCTGGCCGCCGCCGCGCGGGGGGGCAGCCTCGCGGGCGAGCAGCTCTCGGGCGGCACGTTCACGATCAGCAACCTGGGCATGTACGGCGTCAAGCAGTTCGACGCCATCATCAACCTGCCCGAAGTCGCCATCCTCGCCGTCTCCGCCGCCGAGAAGCGGCCCGTCGTCGAGGGCGACGCGATCGTCGTCGGCACCGTGATGTCGCTCACCCTCAGCGCCGACCACCGCGCGGTCGACGGCGCGACGGCCGCCGACTTCATGCGGACGCTCAAGAACCTGCTGGAAGAACCGGCGCGGATGCTCCTCTGA
- a CDS encoding pyruvate dehydrogenase complex E1 component subunit beta, which produces MSAFSYREALNQAMTEEMDRDDRVFLMGEEVAEYDGAYKVSQGMLKRFGPRRVIDTPISEEGFAGIGIGAAMVGLRPIIEFMTFSFSLVAIDQIVNNAANVRYMSGGQFAVPIVFRGSSGMAGCLGATHSHRLEAWYAQIPGLTVVMPATPADAKGLLKTAIRSDDPVIFIEHEVLYHEKGDIPDGDHTVPFGKAEVRRPGKDVSLITYSRSLKPTLAAAEELAAQGVDAEVIDLRSIRPLDLDTLIQSVVKTHRAVIVEEDWPYCGLGAGISDRITREVFDELDAPILRVASADAPIPYNKQLEASMLPSVPRILAAVNDVVYR; this is translated from the coding sequence ATGTCGGCTTTTTCGTATCGTGAGGCGCTCAACCAGGCGATGACCGAGGAGATGGATCGCGACGATCGCGTCTTCCTGATGGGCGAGGAGGTCGCCGAGTACGACGGCGCCTACAAGGTCAGCCAGGGGATGCTCAAGCGGTTCGGCCCCCGGCGGGTGATCGACACCCCGATCTCGGAAGAGGGCTTCGCGGGCATCGGCATCGGCGCGGCGATGGTGGGGCTGCGGCCGATCATCGAATTCATGACCTTCAGTTTCAGCCTGGTGGCGATCGACCAGATCGTCAACAACGCGGCCAACGTGCGGTACATGAGCGGCGGCCAGTTCGCGGTGCCGATCGTCTTCCGGGGCAGCTCGGGCATGGCCGGCTGCCTGGGGGCGACCCACTCGCACCGGCTGGAGGCCTGGTACGCCCAGATTCCCGGCCTGACCGTCGTGATGCCGGCCACCCCCGCCGACGCCAAGGGCCTGCTGAAGACGGCCATCCGGTCCGACGACCCGGTCATCTTCATCGAGCACGAGGTCCTCTACCACGAGAAGGGCGACATCCCCGACGGCGACCACACCGTCCCCTTCGGCAAGGCCGAGGTCCGGCGGCCGGGCAAGGACGTCAGCCTGATCACCTACTCGCGGTCGCTCAAGCCGACGCTCGCCGCCGCCGAGGAGCTGGCCGCGCAGGGCGTCGACGCCGAGGTCATCGACCTCCGCAGCATCCGCCCGCTCGACCTGGACACCCTGATCCAGTCGGTCGTCAAGACCCACCGCGCCGTGATCGTCGAGGAGGACTGGCCCTACTGCGGCCTCGGCGCCGGCATCTCCGACCGGATCACCCGCGAGGTCTTCGACGAGCTCGACGCCCCGATCCTCCGCGTCGCCTCGGCCGACGCGCCGATCCCGTACAACAAGCAGCTCGAGGCCTCGATGCTGCCGTCCGTGCCGCGGATCCTCGCGGCCGTGAACGACGTGGTCTACCGCTGA
- the pdhA gene encoding pyruvate dehydrogenase (acetyl-transferring) E1 component subunit alpha yields the protein MASVQTEAKPIVDESKALGWLRQMMLIRRFEERAEMLYQKGNKIGGFFHQYSGQEPVAVGSIGVLREDDWVITAYRDHGHALALGMTARAGMAELLGKVTGCSRGKGGSMHFFDAEKGMMGGHAIVGSHIPLAAGFAFASKYRGEDRVALCYLGDGAINQGSVHEALNMAALWKLPVIYIVENNLYAMGTSLVRSSSHQDLTIRCATPYGIPGHRINGNDVELMAKTTLEAVDHARAGEGPSFIEAMTYRYKGHSISDPGKYRMRDELDSYIKKDPIVVYETLLKQRGWIDDDAIEAMHEEVKAEIEEAIEFAEKSENPPLEAVYEDITVAPFISQE from the coding sequence ATGGCCTCAGTGCAAACGGAAGCGAAACCGATCGTCGACGAGTCCAAGGCCCTGGGCTGGCTTCGACAGATGATGCTGATCCGCCGGTTCGAGGAACGGGCGGAGATGCTCTACCAGAAGGGCAACAAGATCGGCGGCTTCTTCCACCAGTACAGCGGCCAGGAGCCGGTGGCGGTGGGGTCGATCGGCGTGCTCCGCGAGGACGACTGGGTGATCACCGCCTACCGCGACCACGGCCACGCCCTGGCGCTGGGCATGACGGCCCGCGCGGGGATGGCCGAACTGCTGGGCAAGGTGACGGGCTGCTCCCGGGGCAAGGGGGGCTCGATGCATTTCTTCGACGCCGAGAAGGGGATGATGGGGGGCCACGCGATCGTCGGCAGCCACATCCCGCTGGCGGCGGGCTTCGCCTTCGCCAGCAAGTACCGCGGCGAGGACCGGGTGGCCCTCTGCTACCTGGGCGACGGCGCCATCAACCAGGGCTCGGTCCACGAGGCCCTGAACATGGCGGCCCTCTGGAAGCTGCCGGTCATCTACATCGTCGAGAACAACCTGTACGCGATGGGGACCTCGCTGGTCCGCTCCAGCTCGCACCAGGACCTGACCATCCGCTGCGCCACGCCCTACGGCATCCCCGGCCACCGGATCAACGGCAACGACGTCGAGCTGATGGCGAAGACCACGCTGGAGGCCGTCGACCACGCCCGCGCCGGCGAGGGGCCGAGCTTCATCGAGGCCATGACCTACCGCTACAAGGGCCACTCGATCAGCGACCCGGGCAAGTACCGGATGCGCGACGAGCTGGACAGCTACATCAAGAAAGACCCCATCGTGGTCTACGAGACCCTGCTCAAGCAGCGCGGCTGGATCGACGACGACGCGATCGAGGCGATGCACGAGGAGGTGAAGGCCGAGATCGAGGAGGCGATCGAGTTCGCCGAGAAGAGCGAGAACCCGCCCCTCGAAGCGGTCTACGAAGACATCACGGTGGCCCCCTTCATCTCGCAGGAGTGA
- a CDS encoding RNA polymerase sigma factor: MADRLARGDPEAFARLYEAVGDRLHHYLVARLGASADADDVLQETFVRLVRNRQGWRGVENTVSFAFTVARNEANRWLDARRRRGATIVAATARGLFAEADSDDLEARETAEAIARALASLDDEDREIVELKTYAGLTFREIGAILGRPLTTVAMRHRAALDRMRTHLVRERR; this comes from the coding sequence TTGGCCGACCGACTCGCCCGGGGCGACCCCGAGGCGTTCGCCCGATTGTACGAAGCGGTCGGCGACCGCCTGCACCATTATCTGGTGGCTCGTCTAGGGGCATCGGCCGACGCCGACGACGTCCTCCAGGAGACCTTCGTCCGGCTCGTCCGGAATCGGCAAGGGTGGCGCGGGGTCGAAAACACCGTTTCCTTCGCATTCACGGTCGCTCGCAACGAGGCGAATCGCTGGCTCGACGCCCGCCGCCGCCGGGGCGCGACGATCGTCGCGGCGACGGCCCGGGGCCTCTTCGCCGAGGCCGACTCCGACGATCTCGAGGCCCGCGAGACCGCCGAGGCGATCGCCCGCGCCCTGGCGAGCCTGGACGACGAGGACCGCGAGATCGTGGAGCTGAAGACCTACGCCGGCCTGACCTTCCGCGAGATCGGCGCGATCCTGGGCCGGCCCCTGACGACCGTCGCCATGCGGCATCGCGCGGCCCTGGACCGGATGCGGACCCACCTCGTGAGGGAGCGGCGATGA